Proteins encoded together in one Myxococcus stipitatus window:
- a CDS encoding DUSAM domain-containing protein: MPDGLDWAPVRDLARRVRNGERLTLTDDVRALLERTASEVGMSKADTASALASAATAEALVLEFARRIKEGSDRLMDALHRAKRFRLAGDFDRARQELREVLAVEVVPHYREIAEGQLENMADEP, encoded by the coding sequence ATGCCCGACGGACTTGACTGGGCACCGGTTCGAGACCTCGCGCGCCGCGTGCGAAACGGTGAACGCCTGACGCTCACGGATGACGTGCGGGCACTGCTGGAGCGCACCGCCTCCGAAGTGGGCATGAGCAAGGCGGACACAGCATCCGCCCTCGCCAGCGCCGCGACGGCCGAAGCGCTCGTGCTGGAATTCGCGAGGCGCATCAAGGAGGGCTCGGACAGACTCATGGATGCGCTCCATCGGGCGAAGCGCTTCCGGCTGGCTGGCGACTTCGACAGGGCCCGCCAGGAACTGCGGGAGGTCCTTGCCGTCGAAGTGGTGCCGCACTACCGCGAGATCGCCGAAGGCCAACTCGAAAACATGGCCGACGAGCCATGA